TGGTGATGTCACGGTCACCCTGGATGGCGGGTGCGGTTTCGGCGGCCCGCTGGTTTGCGGTTGCCTCGCCGCCTCAGGAGAAATCCTGGAGCTGATCGAGGTCTGAAGAGGCATCGGACCGGCTGAAAAAAACCTTCTTCCCCATGTGATCCGGCCTTGTCCGGGCTGCGTATCTGAAGCAACAGACGGCACCAGCCGGTGTTGACCCTGCCAGGACAGGGCCATCGCCGAGGTCGCGCGTCCACCAGGGGGAAGGGACAGGACGATGGCGCATATCGATGACCCGGAGACACAGCGGGCCAATCTGACTTTCATCAAGGCCTCTATGCGGGAACCTCTCCTGTCCCGCGACCACGAATTCGAACTGGCGCGCAATTGGCGGGAAGACGGCGACGAGGCGGCGCTTCACGACCTCGTCCGCGCCTACACGCGTCTTGTCGTTTCCACCGCGTCGCGCTTCCGGAACTACGGCCTGCCTATGGGCGACCTGGTCCAGGAGGGCAATGTCGGCCTGATGCAGGCTGCCGCCCGGTTCGAGCCGGACCGCGAGGTGCGGTTCTCGACCTACGCCGCCTGGTGGATCCGCTCGGCCATGCAGGACTATATCCTGCGCAACTGGTCGATCGTGCGGACCGGCACCACCGCGGCCCAGAAAAGCCTGTTCTTCAACCTGCGCCGGCTGCGCGCGAAGATCGAGGACGCCTCCAACAACGGCGCCCTGACGCAGGCCGGCCGGATGAAGATCGCGACCGAGCTGAAGGTCGAGGTCCATGAGGTCGAGGCGATGGAGATGCGCCTGAGCGGCGCCGACCAGTCGCTGAACGCCCCGATCAGCGACAGCAGCGAGGACGACTGGCAGGACTTCCTTGCCGACCAGCGGCCAAGCCCGGAAGACGTCGTGATCGGCATGCGCGACAGCAATACACGCTCCAAGTGGCTCGCCGAAGCCCTGGGCGAGCTGAGCCCCCGCGAACGGACCATCATCTCTCAGCGCCGCCTGCGCGACGACGGCGCCACCCTCGAGGAACTGGGCAGGGAACTGGGCGTCAGCAAGGAGCGCGTCCGGCAGCTTGAGCATCGCGCGATGCTCAAGCTCAAGGAGTCGATGATGCGCCGGGTGGAACTGTCCAGCGATCTTCTGCTGGAGATGTGAGGATCCACCCGAAGTGCGGTCCTGCGCCCCGGAGGGCGCGGGGACCTCACCGGAAGGGTGCAGCGCTTATGCCGCTTCCTTGGTCAGCTTCTTGAGCCTGCTGTCCAGGTACCACCAGGCCATCCGCGTGGCCGCCCGGTACAGCGTCGTATGGGGCTTCAGGCCGACCGCCTTGAAGATCATCGCGACACCTCGGTCCACGTGGGTCGGCCGGTAATAGGCATAGGCCCGGCGCATATAGGCGCGGGTGTTGGTCTCGCGGTCGTAGGGCGCGCCGGAGCCGTTGGCCGCGTAATAGGCGTAGGCCAGTTCGTCGTCCTCGGACTCGTTGATCCGGCCCAGCGCAATGCGCAAACGGGACAGCCGTCCCAGGTCCTCGCGCTCCATGTAGCGCTTGAGATGCTGGTAGAACAGCTTGTAATGGCGGAGTTCGTCGGTCGCGATGCGCCGGCAGATCTCCTTGAGCACCGGCTCGTCGGTGGCATCGCCCAGCGCCGTATAGTATGAGCTGGTGCCGGTCTCGACCATGCATCGGGCGATCAACTCCCCGCTCCGCGATCCGCGAACCGACTCGGTCGCTTCGAGCTTGATCTTGTAGCCGTCGGTGAACCGCCTGAAGGCGTCTTCCAGGGAGAAGGACGGATCGATGACCTCGGCCCAGCGGCCGAGCGCAGCACCGTGCTGGACCTCCTCCTCCGCCCAGTCCCGCGCCACCTGCTGGAACTCGGGATCGTCGTTGAAGACGTTGCACAGGTAGGTCGCGTAGTCCCTGCCGT
This Skermanella mucosa DNA region includes the following protein-coding sequences:
- a CDS encoding RNA polymerase factor sigma-32, which translates into the protein MREPLLSRDHEFELARNWREDGDEAALHDLVRAYTRLVVSTASRFRNYGLPMGDLVQEGNVGLMQAAARFEPDREVRFSTYAAWWIRSAMQDYILRNWSIVRTGTTAAQKSLFFNLRRLRAKIEDASNNGALTQAGRMKIATELKVEVHEVEAMEMRLSGADQSLNAPISDSSEDDWQDFLADQRPSPEDVVIGMRDSNTRSKWLAEALGELSPRERTIISQRRLRDDGATLEELGRELGVSKERVRQLEHRAMLKLKESMMRRVELSSDLLLEM
- a CDS encoding ferritin-like domain-containing protein, which encodes MGYQHWTLDDLPWDRIDRSKADAEILKIIKAAALVEYNGRDYATYLCNVFNDDPEFQQVARDWAEEEVQHGAALGRWAEVIDPSFSLEDAFRRFTDGYKIKLEATESVRGSRSGELIARCMVETGTSSYYTALGDATDEPVLKEICRRIATDELRHYKLFYQHLKRYMEREDLGRLSRLRIALGRINESEDDELAYAYYAANGSGAPYDRETNTRAYMRRAYAYYRPTHVDRGVAMIFKAVGLKPHTTLYRAATRMAWWYLDSRLKKLTKEAA